AACGTCACTCCCGGACGAGATTCGAGTAAGTGAACCGAAGGAGGAACATCACGTCGAGGAAGTGAAGGATCCTGCAGTAGTAAAGGAAATGGAAGATGTCGTGGCGGGAGTCGCGTCAACGAAGGAAGAAGCAGATGTTATTGCAAGAGCGCACGATGAAGAGTCTGGAAGAGGCGAGGTAGAGCGCGGTTCACCAACGACGAAGGATGAAGGAGGACAAGAAGAGAAAACAGAGAGTCATGGGCGCGGCAAAAAAACAGTGAAGAAGAAAGCCACAAAGACTAAATCAACAAAGACGAAGAAGCCCGCCAAAACAGAAGGTACAGCAAGCAAGACCGCGGCAAAGGCGGAGTCCGAAGAGGCAGAGGCTCGTGAGGATGACGCGAAGCAAGGTGCAGCAGCAAAAAAGAAAGCGTCTGCCACGACGAAAAAAGCAGTGAAAAAAGGCGCGTCAAGCACTGAAAAGGCTGTGAAGAAGAAAGCCACAAAGGCCAAAACAAAGAAGGCCGTCAAGAAAGAGAAGCCAAGCGCTGAAAAAAGCGCAAGTGCAGAAAAGAAGGAACAATGAAATTTAAAGAATTACAGGGGCTCTCAGAAGGAGCATTGCAAAAGCGGCTTGCGGAGTTGAAAACAGAGTTGATGAAGCTTCGCGTTCAAGTCGCGACAGGCACGGCCCAGAAAGAGAGTGGCAAGATTCGTGAGATTAAAAAAACCATTGCGAGGATACGAACACTGCAAAACAAACAAAAATGAGTGAATTCGATCGCATAACCGGCTTGCCCAAAGAGCTTGTCTCGTTTGAAGACATTGCCAAGGAAAGCCAGACGGTGACCGTGAGCACAGTAAAGAAGAAGTTCGGGAAGATTCACACGGTCGTCGAGGGCATCAACCAACACGAGGTTGATGTGAAGGACATAACAAAGCGCCTCAAGAACAAGTTTG
The nucleotide sequence above comes from Candidatus Woesearchaeota archaeon. Encoded proteins:
- the rpmC gene encoding 50S ribosomal protein L29, producing MKFKELQGLSEGALQKRLAELKTELMKLRVQVATGTAQKESGKIREIKKTIARIRTLQNKQK
- the yciH gene encoding stress response translation initiation inhibitor YciH, whose translation is MSEFDRITGLPKELVSFEDIAKESQTVTVSTVKKKFGKIHTVVEGINQHEVDVKDITKRLKNKFACGGTVKDGVIELQGDHTKTIKDVLVSLGFSPETIEVKEGNKKKGRR